ACTTGCAAGTAAAGCTTTTTGGGCGTGCATCCGATTTTCTGCCTGATCCCAAATGCGTGAGTGAGAACCTTCCATAACCTCGTCGGTAATTTCTTCACCACGATGTGCTGGTAAACAGTGTAAAACAATTGTCTCTGGGTCAGCAAGGCTTATCAGCTGTTCATTGACTTGATAAGGTTGGAAAATTGGCATTCTGTCGTCTGCTTCTGATTCTTGCCCCATACTTGCCCAAACATCAGTATAAATGACATTGGTACCCTTTGTTGCGACTTCGGGGTCATGAGTTAAGAGGACTTCGGTTTTATCGCCTGCAATGGAACGTGCTGTTTCTATAATTGCTGCATTTGCTTCAAATCCACTAGGTGTAGCAATTCTCACATTCATTCCCACCAAAGCACAGCCTAACAACAGGGAATTAGCAACATTATTCCCATCCCCTACATAAGTTAAAGTCAAGCCAGAAAAAGAGCCAAAGCATTCTTGAACAGTCATTAAATCAGCCAGTACCTGACAAGGATGCTCTAAATCAGTGAGAGCATTAATGACGGGAATCTTGGCATAGTTGGCAAAAATTTCCAATTCCTGCTGGGCAAAGGTACGAATAGCCAAAACATCTAGGTATCTATCCAGAACCCTCGCTGTATCCTGCAATGGTTCCCCACGACTCACTTGAGTAACATTGGGATTGAGGTCAATCACCTGTCCACCCAGTTGGTACATTGCTACAGTAAAACTCACTCGTGTCCGAGTGGAAGCCTTGGAGAACAACAGCCCTAACACTTTATGACACCGCAACCTCAGTTTTTGTGATTTTAGCTGTGATGCCATTTGCAGAAGTTCTAGAACTTCTGTTGGACTGAGGTCCGCCAGACTTAATAAATCTCGTCCGCTCAACTCTGCCATGCTTGTTGTGCAAAGAACACTTTTGTTTTTCTGTTCGGTGTACCCAAAGGTGGCTTTGGTCTATGATTTAGTTTATCAATATCAGCAGTGAAAAAAGTCAGGAATTTGTTGTAATTTCATTACACTTGGAACGCGTGATCTGACAAACACCAGGTCTTTGCAGCGCTATTGGGCGGATATAACACTTTGCACTTAATGTTGTAAATTAGCTTGCTTATGGTAGAATTATAAATTAGTGCGAAGCTAAAAAACGATAAGGAAATCCTTATCGTAGAAAAGTGAAGTATGCCAGCATAGCACAGTGGTAGTGCATCCGACTTGTAATCGGAAGGTCGTCGGTTCAAATCCGACTGCTGGCTTTTTGTATATGTGGCGTTTAGGGAATAGGCACTGCCCGTAGTAACCGCTCCATCACAGTTCTTGCCCTTCGACCTCCTGTTGGAATGAGGCGATGGCAAAGAACATGAGGAGCAAGAAATTTGACATCATCAGGAATGGCGTAATCACGCCCTATAAGAAAAGCTAGAGCTTGACTTGCCCGTTGTAATGCTACGGTGCCGCGAGGACTAACGCCAAGAGTGATTTCTTCATCATGCCGTGTTGCCCGTACCAAGTCGAGTATGTACTGTTGCAACGATGTATTTACTTTTACCTTGGCGCAGATTTGGCGCAATTCCTGTACTTCTGCCAAAGTAATGCAGGGCTGTAAATCAGATGCCAACAAACCTGATTTCTCAAAGAAACGGGGTTTTTGGTGGCGTTGCAGCATCTGGAGTTCTTCAGCTTCAGTGGGGTAGCCCAAGCTCAATGACAACATGAATCGATCCATCTGCGCCTCTGGCAGGGGAAAGGTGCCTTGGTACTCAACGGGGTTTTGAGTAGCAATCACAAAGAAGGGCGTGGGAACAGTACGAGAGACGCCATCTACTGTAACCTGCTGCTCTTCCATAACTTCCAGCAAAGCCGACTGAGTCCGGGGTGTAGCACGGTTGATTTCGTCTGCTAGCACAACGTTGGCAAAGACCGGACCTGGGAGAAAGTTAAATTCACCGCTTTTGGGGTTCCAAATGTTGGTACCAGTGATGTCAGTTGGCAGTAAATCAGGGGTGCATTGTAGCCGTTGAAACTTTCCATCAATGGAACGAGCCAAAGATTTAGCAAGGAGAGTTTTGCCAACCCCAGGAACATCTTCTAGTAAAGCATGACCGCCAGCTAGCACTGCGACTAGCACTAAGCGTATTGCCTCGCTTTTGCCAACAATGGTAAGACCCAGGTTTTGTGTCAGAGTGTCAATTTTTTCTCTCATGCACTCATTAATTAGGGGAAAGGGAATAGGGAATAGGGAATAGCTTTTCCCTTAGACATTCCCCATTCCCTTAATTAGTCTTCCCTCAGCAGAGCTAAACTAACACTCGGCACTAAAAAAAGCTCTAGCGACAGCGCAATCTTGTTGAATTTGTGTTTTCAGAGCTTCTAGAGAAGGAAATTTTTGTTCTGGTCGCAAAAAGCTTTCTATCTGCACTACCAGCTTTTTGCCATACAAATCACCAGACCAATCAAGCAGATGGACTTCTACAGATTCATATGTACCGTTTACCGTTGGACGATGACCTATATTCATCACGCCCAAATAAGTATTGTCAGGAGTCTCTAGTGTCTCTCCCAAGGTAAAAATACGAACAGCGTAAACACCATGACGGGGCAAAAACTTGTCTGGTGGTAATTGTAGATTGGCTGTGGGAAAGCCAATAGTTCTGCCCAGTTGTTGACCTTGGATGACAGTACCGATAAGCGTGTATGCACGTCCTAACAGTTGGTTTGCTTTTTGGATGTCGCCACTTTGTAATACTTGCCGGATCAATGAAGTGCTAATGCGAGCTTCCTGGCTCGAAAGGCTAGCTTCACGGCTATCTGTGGATTCATGACATCCACAAGTTTCTAGAGGAACAATGGTAACAGGAATGCCGTACTTGGCGGCGAGTAATTGCAAATCCTCAGCAGTACCACTCCGGTTGGAACCAAAGCAAAAATCTTGCCCGACGCTAATTCGTGCAGCTTGCAGTTGTTCCACCAGAATCTTTTCTACAAACTGTTCAGGAGTTAAAGCAGATAATTCTTTATCAAAGGGCAGTAGTACCAGTTGTTCTACTCCTAGCGATCGCAAGGAATGGATTTTTTCATCCAATGGTGTTAACCAAGTACGGGGTCGCCCAGTAAAAAATTCTTGTGGATGAGGATTAAAGGTGACAACCGTCGAGTAAATGTGTGAGGACGGGGAGGACAAGACAGACAAGGAGGAATTTGCTCTCTCATCTCCCCCCACTCCCTCATGCCCAGCGGGGGGCAATATAGGTTGAATAACTCTTTGATGACCACGATGTACGCCGTCAAATTTGCCAAGAGCAACACAAGTTGGAGTTCGAGCCAATTCGGTCGAAGAAGTAACCCACACAGAACACCCATTTTGAGACAAATTTAGCACGTCGATTCTGGGATTTAAGATTTTTTAAGCTATCAGCCAACCCTAAGGGAAGCCGCCACGAGGACATTTACAACGGAGGACACCTCCGCAGGCAAAAAGCTCCTCATTGCTCAGAACTTCCTGTAAGCTGACTGCTAAAAGCTCCTAATCACCAATCTAA
The sequence above is a segment of the Mastigocladopsis repens PCC 10914 genome. Coding sequences within it:
- a CDS encoding bifunctional riboflavin kinase/FAD synthetase, translating into MLNLSQNGCSVWVTSSTELARTPTCVALGKFDGVHRGHQRVIQPILPPAGHEGVGGDERANSSLSVLSSPSSHIYSTVVTFNPHPQEFFTGRPRTWLTPLDEKIHSLRSLGVEQLVLLPFDKELSALTPEQFVEKILVEQLQAARISVGQDFCFGSNRSGTAEDLQLLAAKYGIPVTIVPLETCGCHESTDSREASLSSQEARISTSLIRQVLQSGDIQKANQLLGRAYTLIGTVIQGQQLGRTIGFPTANLQLPPDKFLPRHGVYAVRIFTLGETLETPDNTYLGVMNIGHRPTVNGTYESVEVHLLDWSGDLYGKKLVVQIESFLRPEQKFPSLEALKTQIQQDCAVARAFFSAEC
- the argF gene encoding ornithine carbamoyltransferase, whose translation is MAELSGRDLLSLADLSPTEVLELLQMASQLKSQKLRLRCHKVLGLLFSKASTRTRVSFTVAMYQLGGQVIDLNPNVTQVSRGEPLQDTARVLDRYLDVLAIRTFAQQELEIFANYAKIPVINALTDLEHPCQVLADLMTVQECFGSFSGLTLTYVGDGNNVANSLLLGCALVGMNVRIATPSGFEANAAIIETARSIAGDKTEVLLTHDPEVATKGTNVIYTDVWASMGQESEADDRMPIFQPYQVNEQLISLADPETIVLHCLPAHRGEEITDEVMEGSHSRIWDQAENRMHAQKALLASILGAEEV
- a CDS encoding AAA family ATPase, which translates into the protein MREKIDTLTQNLGLTIVGKSEAIRLVLVAVLAGGHALLEDVPGVGKTLLAKSLARSIDGKFQRLQCTPDLLPTDITGTNIWNPKSGEFNFLPGPVFANVVLADEINRATPRTQSALLEVMEEQQVTVDGVSRTVPTPFFVIATQNPVEYQGTFPLPEAQMDRFMLSLSLGYPTEAEELQMLQRHQKPRFFEKSGLLASDLQPCITLAEVQELRQICAKVKVNTSLQQYILDLVRATRHDEEITLGVSPRGTVALQRASQALAFLIGRDYAIPDDVKFLAPHVLCHRLIPTGGRRARTVMERLLRAVPIP